One region of Mycobacterium riyadhense genomic DNA includes:
- a CDS encoding carbohydrate kinase family protein, producing MGRGLVIGEALIDVIETQVTAEHVGGSPLNVAIGLARLGRDVDFLTHIGDDGHGQRIGDYVKASGAQLVPGSTSAARTPTAVATIRQDGSASYDFDLDWQLSGIPPVPPPLFVHTGSIAAVREPGCLAVAALLDAYRASATVTFDPNVRPSLIVDRDLARERIEKLVERSDIVKASEEDLRWINPTHSPEHTAQTWLASGPAIVALTMGGRGAVAFCAAGEARVAARLVQVVDTVGAGDAFMVGLLDTLWELGLLGRRADLHRIGLRALTSALEAASTSSALTVTRVGADLPDRATLSAAR from the coding sequence ATGGGGCGTGGACTGGTGATCGGTGAAGCGCTGATCGACGTCATCGAGACCCAGGTCACCGCCGAGCATGTCGGCGGCAGCCCGTTGAATGTCGCCATCGGCCTGGCCAGGCTGGGCCGCGACGTTGATTTCCTGACCCACATCGGCGACGACGGGCACGGCCAGCGAATCGGAGACTACGTCAAAGCCTCTGGGGCACAGCTTGTTCCGGGAAGCACGTCGGCCGCCAGGACTCCCACCGCGGTAGCTACGATCAGGCAGGACGGCTCGGCCAGCTACGACTTCGACCTGGACTGGCAGCTCTCCGGGATACCGCCCGTTCCGCCGCCGCTCTTCGTGCACACCGGGTCTATCGCCGCCGTCCGTGAACCGGGATGTTTGGCCGTCGCGGCCCTGCTGGACGCCTATCGAGCGTCGGCCACAGTCACATTCGACCCCAATGTGCGTCCCTCGCTGATCGTCGACCGAGATCTCGCCCGGGAACGCATCGAAAAGCTCGTCGAACGCAGCGACATCGTCAAGGCCAGCGAGGAGGATCTGCGCTGGATCAACCCCACCCACAGCCCGGAACACACCGCGCAAACCTGGTTGGCGTCGGGGCCCGCGATCGTTGCGTTGACCATGGGCGGTCGGGGCGCGGTAGCGTTCTGCGCGGCCGGCGAGGCACGGGTGGCCGCCAGGCTGGTTCAGGTGGTGGACACCGTCGGCGCCGGCGACGCGTTCATGGTCGGCCTGCTCGACACGCTGTGGGAACTGGGCTTGCTGGGACGGCGCGCTGACCTGCATCGGATCGGACTGCGCGCGTTGACCTCCGCGCTCGAGGCGGCAAGTACGTCGTCGGCGCTCACTGTTACCCGCGTCGGTGCTGACCTACCGGATCGGGCAACCCTTAGCGCCGCAAGATGA
- a CDS encoding PE family protein, which translates to MSFVIAQPELLAAAASHLHGIGTAMNEQNAAAAGPTTSVVPAAGDQVSALTATQFVAHAALYQAVCAQAAEVHDLFVRTLGASAGSYATTEAANAIATR; encoded by the coding sequence ATGTCATTTGTAATCGCACAACCTGAACTGCTGGCCGCGGCAGCCAGCCACTTGCACGGAATCGGCACGGCGATGAACGAGCAGAATGCCGCCGCGGCGGGGCCAACAACGAGCGTGGTTCCCGCCGCTGGTGACCAGGTATCAGCGTTGACTGCAACACAATTCGTCGCGCACGCCGCCCTGTACCAAGCCGTGTGCGCCCAAGCGGCGGAGGTTCACGACCTGTTTGTACGTACGTTGGGTGCCAGCGCCGGCTCGTACGCCACCACCGAGGCCGCCAACGCAATCGCAACCCGGTGA
- a CDS encoding PPE family protein: protein MTVAMDFGALPPEINSTRMYSGPGSAPMLAAAGSWNVLAAELRSTAADYSSAISALTSKGWRGPASISMTAAAAPYVAWMHTTATQAEQTATQATAAARAYEAAFAATVPPWVIAANRAQLASLIASNLLGQNTPAIAATEAHYGEMWAQDAAAMYSYAGSSAVATRLAPFTEPTQATNPAGLAGQAAAVTQAGYSSADATTHTLLSQLISAVPTALQSLASPAAPSSSSSSGLSGIVGILTGFGSGNSQLDNFWNAWGPNANIWNTIFSSGFYMPSNTLGAFTTLLGAGAAGDALGQGAAGGLGAGLAGPPGGAAGLGGLGGAVSGSLGKAAAIGPLSVPPSWTPVAAPISPAASALGGTPLNAPPAVATGMPGFAPTGTAGRGNAGAALADTRFLARPPMVPPWSAVG from the coding sequence ATGACAGTAGCGATGGACTTCGGTGCATTGCCACCGGAAATCAACTCCACCAGAATGTATTCCGGCCCCGGGTCGGCGCCGATGCTCGCCGCCGCCGGTTCCTGGAATGTGCTGGCCGCTGAATTGCGTTCGACGGCAGCCGACTACAGCTCGGCGATCTCAGCGCTGACGAGTAAGGGGTGGCGCGGTCCAGCGTCGATATCGATGACAGCCGCAGCCGCACCCTATGTGGCGTGGATGCACACGACTGCGACCCAAGCTGAGCAGACTGCGACCCAGGCTACGGCGGCGGCGCGCGCCTACGAAGCCGCGTTTGCGGCCACGGTTCCGCCATGGGTGATTGCGGCCAACCGAGCACAGCTGGCGTCGTTGATCGCGTCCAACCTGCTGGGGCAAAACACTCCGGCGATCGCGGCCACCGAGGCCCACTACGGCGAGATGTGGGCCCAAGACGCGGCCGCAATGTACAGCTATGCCGGCTCCTCAGCCGTTGCCACCAGGCTGGCGCCGTTCACCGAGCCGACACAAGCTACGAACCCCGCGGGACTGGCCGGGCAGGCTGCTGCAGTCACCCAAGCCGGCTACAGCTCCGCCGACGCGACCACGCACACACTGCTGTCGCAGCTGATCTCCGCCGTACCCACGGCGCTGCAGAGCCTCGCGTCGCCCGCTGCGCCGTCTTCGTCGTCCTCCTCGGGACTCTCGGGGATCGTTGGCATTCTGACTGGGTTCGGGTCGGGAAATTCACAGCTCGACAACTTCTGGAATGCGTGGGGACCCAACGCCAATATCTGGAACACCATCTTTTCGTCCGGGTTCTACATGCCGAGTAACACGCTAGGCGCCTTCACGACTTTGCTCGGCGCCGGTGCGGCTGGGGACGCGTTGGGACAGGGTGCCGCCGGCGGACTCGGCGCTGGGCTGGCAGGACCGCCCGGCGGCGCAGCCGGGCTCGGAGGGCTTGGCGGCGCGGTGTCGGGGAGTTTAGGCAAGGCGGCTGCAATCGGACCACTGTCGGTGCCGCCCAGCTGGACGCCGGTCGCAGCACCGATCAGTCCTGCCGCCTCGGCGTTGGGTGGCACCCCGCTCAACGCCCCTCCGGCGGTCGCGACAGGCATGCCCGGATTCGCGCCGACGGGCACGGCCGGACGTGGGAACGCCGGTGCTGCCCTTGCGGATACCCGATTCTTGGCCCGGCCCCCCATGGTGCCACCCTGGTCGGCCGTCGGGTAA
- a CDS encoding magnesium transporter CorA family protein has translation MMTIPVETDSLDTEALCRHWIQLFASDAAAAAGLCDRLGVGFPVAAAERRIWETDKFIYFSVAVSIKRGETIDRELLMFALGADYVVTLQPSEQFDVFDHAIAKLRRQPRLAASSYGVMYALLWALNEASERVIDYASDVLEAMNDEIEMATEGYDERGRGIGVSDMRKTMARMNETEEIVSRTQESQLLLARAARHLMAETPGHESDLDGLIRILIIDIDGVKQHASFEHDKVRYLQQSVMTWLDVKQNQIVKVFTIITAVFLPPTLIATFYGMNFTWMPELEWEYGFLATTLLTLIAAVIPLAYIKQKGWLR, from the coding sequence ATGATGACCATCCCTGTTGAGACAGACTCGTTGGACACCGAGGCGCTGTGCCGGCACTGGATTCAGCTGTTCGCCTCTGATGCGGCGGCGGCAGCGGGGCTGTGCGATCGCCTGGGCGTTGGCTTTCCGGTTGCGGCAGCCGAACGCCGGATTTGGGAGACCGACAAATTCATCTACTTCTCGGTGGCGGTAAGTATCAAACGCGGCGAAACCATCGATCGGGAGTTGCTCATGTTCGCGCTGGGCGCCGACTATGTGGTCACGCTGCAACCCAGCGAGCAGTTCGACGTTTTCGACCACGCGATCGCAAAGCTGCGCCGCCAACCTCGTCTCGCCGCATCCTCCTATGGGGTGATGTATGCGTTGCTGTGGGCACTCAATGAAGCCTCTGAGCGGGTCATCGACTATGCCAGTGACGTTCTGGAGGCGATGAACGACGAGATCGAAATGGCCACCGAAGGCTACGACGAACGCGGCCGCGGGATCGGGGTGAGTGACATGCGAAAGACCATGGCGCGGATGAACGAAACCGAGGAGATTGTGTCGCGCACGCAGGAGTCCCAACTGCTGCTCGCACGCGCAGCGCGCCATCTGATGGCCGAAACACCGGGCCATGAAAGCGATCTCGATGGTCTGATCAGGATCTTGATCATCGACATCGACGGGGTCAAACAACACGCCAGCTTCGAACACGACAAAGTCCGCTATCTACAGCAGTCGGTCATGACTTGGCTTGATGTGAAACAGAACCAAATCGTGAAGGTCTTCACGATCATCACCGCCGTGTTCTTGCCCCCCACCCTGATTGCCACCTTCTACGGGATGAACTTCACCTGGATGCCCGAACTGGAATGGGAGTACGGCTTCCTCGCCACCACCCTGCTGACATTGATTGCGGCGGTCATTCCGCTGGCTTACATCAAACAGAAGGGCTGGCTGCGCTAA
- the idsB gene encoding geranylgeranyl diphosphate synthase IdsB, translating to MPLEATKPRNAPAHSGIEILARAQRNCDPLLRAAVVSLPEPLATMGGYHFGWWDPERSSTPATQGKFVRAALTFATAAVCDGSEESAAPAAAAMELLHNFTLIHDDVMDRDKTRRGRATVWSVWGITSAILLGDALHSLAIQLLAETDLMEQSLALSIISRIEKSCLKLCLGQFQDCAFEGQVAVTVDEYLQMAGAKTASLMGTACALGALSARADDQTVSTMERFGYQLGLAFQAVDDVIGIWGDATNMGKPVGSDLVRRKATLPVVAALNSNCDASTELRELYRSESPTTYRDVARAIALIEAAGGREAAKHHAEERLRAAIALLPEVPAAAELIALSQVVVDRSR from the coding sequence ATGCCACTGGAGGCGACCAAACCCCGCAACGCTCCGGCCCATTCTGGGATTGAAATTCTCGCGCGTGCTCAGCGCAACTGCGATCCCCTTCTTCGTGCTGCCGTGGTGTCACTTCCTGAACCGCTCGCAACCATGGGGGGCTACCACTTCGGTTGGTGGGATCCGGAACGCTCGTCAACGCCTGCCACGCAGGGGAAGTTTGTACGCGCCGCTCTCACCTTCGCCACCGCAGCGGTGTGTGACGGGTCTGAAGAATCCGCTGCGCCAGCGGCGGCAGCCATGGAGCTGTTGCATAATTTTACGCTAATCCACGATGACGTAATGGACCGTGATAAAACGCGCCGCGGGAGAGCAACTGTATGGAGCGTGTGGGGGATAACCAGCGCTATTCTTCTCGGCGACGCATTGCACTCCTTAGCCATACAATTACTCGCCGAAACAGATTTGATGGAGCAATCCCTGGCGCTCAGCATCATTTCTCGGATCGAGAAGTCGTGCCTGAAACTTTGCTTAGGCCAGTTTCAAGACTGCGCATTTGAAGGACAGGTCGCAGTCACCGTCGATGAGTATCTGCAGATGGCCGGAGCCAAGACTGCGTCGCTGATGGGGACTGCTTGTGCACTCGGAGCACTAAGCGCTCGCGCTGACGACCAAACGGTATCGACGATGGAAAGATTCGGCTACCAGCTCGGGTTAGCATTCCAGGCTGTAGACGATGTGATCGGCATTTGGGGCGATGCTACGAATATGGGAAAGCCTGTGGGTAGTGACCTGGTCCGCCGCAAGGCAACTCTTCCGGTGGTTGCGGCCCTGAATTCGAACTGCGATGCAAGCACGGAACTACGCGAACTTTATCGATCTGAAAGTCCGACGACATATCGCGACGTTGCACGCGCCATCGCGCTTATCGAAGCAGCCGGAGGTCGGGAGGCTGCGAAACACCACGCCGAGGAACGACTAAGAGCAGCGATAGCGCTGCTCCCCGAGGTACCGGCGGCGGCCGAGCTCATAGCGTTGTCGCAGGTAGTGGTTGACAGGAGTCGATGA
- a CDS encoding Ku protein, protein MRSIWKGSIAFGLVNVPVKVYSATEDHDIKFHQVHAKDNGRIRYKRVCEVCGEVVEYSDLTRAYESDDGQMVLITDDDIATLPEERSREIEVLEFVPASDVDPMMFDRSYFLEPDSKSSKSYVLLAKTLGETDRMAIVHFTLRNKTRLAALRVKDFGKRDVMVVHTLLWPDEIRDPDFPVLDKHVEIKPAELKMAGQVVESMADDFNPDRYHDTYQEQLQELVDAKLEGGEAFTVEEQPKELDEAEDVSDLLAKLEASVKARSDNGKQPAKKTAAKKAPAKTRRAEAQSKS, encoded by the coding sequence ATGCGCTCCATCTGGAAGGGCTCAATAGCATTCGGGCTTGTCAACGTGCCGGTCAAGGTCTACAGCGCCACCGAGGACCACGACATCAAGTTCCACCAGGTGCACGCCAAGGACAACGGGCGCATCCGCTACAAGCGCGTCTGTGAAGTGTGCGGTGAGGTCGTCGAATACAGCGACCTCACCCGGGCCTACGAATCCGACGACGGACAGATGGTCCTCATCACCGACGACGACATCGCCACCTTGCCCGAAGAGCGCAGCCGCGAAATCGAGGTACTGGAATTCGTGCCGGCCAGCGACGTCGACCCGATGATGTTTGACCGCAGCTACTTCCTGGAGCCGGATTCGAAGTCATCCAAATCCTATGTGCTGCTGGCCAAGACGCTCGGTGAGACGGACCGCATGGCGATTGTTCACTTCACGCTGCGTAACAAGACCCGCCTGGCGGCGTTGCGCGTCAAGGACTTCGGCAAGCGCGACGTGATGGTCGTGCACACCTTGCTGTGGCCCGACGAGATCCGCGATCCCGACTTTCCGGTGCTCGACAAGCACGTCGAGATCAAACCGGCCGAGCTCAAGATGGCCGGCCAAGTTGTCGAGTCGATGGCCGATGATTTCAATCCAGACCGCTATCACGACACCTACCAGGAGCAGTTGCAGGAGCTGGTTGACGCCAAACTCGAAGGCGGGGAAGCATTTACCGTCGAGGAGCAGCCCAAGGAACTGGACGAAGCCGAGGATGTGTCTGACCTGCTCGCCAAGCTGGAGGCCAGCGTGAAAGCGCGCTCGGACAACGGCAAACAACCGGCGAAGAAGACCGCTGCGAAAAAGGCACCGGCGAAGACCCGGCGGGCGGAGGCCCAGTCGAAATCCTGA
- the pstS gene encoding phosphate ABC transporter substrate-binding protein PstS has product MLAPLTQPLTLLVVSTLVLSACGGHSNNAASSSGSGTPTVPVNCGGKKKILAAGSTAQKNAMEQFVYAYIHACPGYTLDYNANGSGAGMKLFLGGQTDLAGSDSPMNPAKGEPDRAAERCGSPAWDIPVVFGPIAVTYNINGVSSLNLDGPTTARIFNGAITKWDDPAIKALNTTANLPATPIHVVFRADQSGTTDNFQKYLDAASNGAWGKGAGQTFNGGVGEGATGNDGTSQAMKRTDGSITYNEWSFAVGHQLNMAQIITSAGPNPVTITAETVGKTIAGATFRGQGNDLVVDTSSFYRPTQPGSYPIVLVTYEIVCSKYPDAPTGAAVKAFMQATIGDGQIGLDEYGYIPLPSSFQSKLIPVVNSIA; this is encoded by the coding sequence CTGCTCGCGCCGCTAACTCAGCCACTGACACTGCTCGTCGTCAGCACACTGGTGTTATCGGCATGCGGAGGCCACTCCAACAACGCGGCATCGTCGTCGGGATCCGGCACGCCTACGGTCCCGGTGAACTGCGGCGGCAAGAAGAAGATTCTGGCCGCGGGCTCGACCGCGCAAAAGAACGCGATGGAGCAGTTCGTCTACGCCTACATCCACGCGTGCCCGGGCTACACGCTGGACTACAACGCGAACGGCTCCGGCGCAGGAATGAAGCTGTTTCTGGGTGGTCAGACCGATCTAGCCGGCTCCGACTCGCCGATGAACCCGGCCAAGGGGGAACCCGATCGGGCGGCGGAACGCTGCGGGTCGCCGGCGTGGGACATCCCGGTGGTGTTCGGCCCGATCGCGGTCACGTACAACATCAACGGCGTCAGTTCGCTCAATCTGGACGGTCCGACGACGGCGAGAATCTTCAACGGAGCCATCACCAAGTGGGACGACCCGGCGATCAAGGCGCTCAACACCACCGCCAACCTGCCCGCCACCCCGATCCATGTCGTCTTCCGCGCCGATCAGTCCGGTACCACCGACAACTTCCAGAAATACCTTGACGCCGCATCCAACGGTGCGTGGGGCAAAGGCGCCGGCCAGACGTTCAATGGCGGTGTCGGCGAAGGTGCTACCGGAAACGACGGCACCTCGCAAGCCATGAAGCGAACGGATGGCTCGATCACCTACAACGAATGGTCGTTCGCGGTTGGCCACCAATTGAACATGGCCCAGATCATCACCTCGGCGGGCCCGAATCCGGTGACGATCACGGCCGAAACGGTCGGTAAGACGATTGCCGGTGCCACCTTCCGGGGTCAGGGCAACGACCTGGTGGTGGACACGTCGTCGTTCTACCGGCCGACGCAGCCCGGTTCCTACCCGATCGTGTTGGTGACCTATGAGATCGTCTGCTCGAAGTATCCCGACGCCCCGACCGGCGCAGCGGTAAAAGCGTTTATGCAGGCTACAATTGGCGACGGCCAAATTGGCTTGGACGAGTACGGATACATTCCGCTGCCGAGCTCATTTCAATCGAAATTGATTCCCGTGGTGAACAGTATTGCCTGA
- a CDS encoding serine/threonine-protein kinase PknD — protein sequence MSVTGPDSRVGSRFGPYQLVRLIGRGGMGEVYEAEDTRKHRVVALKLISAQFSDNSTFLARMHREADIAGRLTEPHIVPIHDYGEIDGQFYVEMRLIDGVSLRAMLTQYGPLSPARAVAIVRQIAAALDAAHGSGITHRDVKPENILVASNDFAYLVDFGIARNAADPGLTQRGMAVGTYNYMAPERFTSNEVTYRADIYALACVLGECLTGAPPYRGDSVERLIAAHLMEPAPRPSQLRPGRIPEALDHVIAKGMAKNPVDRYMSAGDLAIAAHDALSTPEQNQEASILRQGDNATLMAPAVTPDVAGGWTNYTGAGPQQTPHTAAPPPQYPTGDETVARPLPPTPSGWRSTPKASDEWTLAAPVPSAAGIPSQPGIAPAGAPAGPPSFGQPSQPFLTTPPRKSRKPLLIGAVAAVILIAIAGITAFVVTRPKGSSTQATSGQVVLPFTGLNFRLSPGGVAVDGDGTVYITNQTMYGRVVALAAGSSTPVVKPFNGLYEPQGLAVDGSGKIYVSDFNNRVVALPAGSNNQIVLPFDGLNYPEGVAVDPQGNVYVADRGNNRVVKLASGANAQTVLPFTGLKNPDGVAVDSDGNIYVTDTDNNRVLKLDAGTNNQSVLPFTGLTAPWGIAVDGAGNIYVTEHDNNAVAKLPAGATASTELPFTGLNTPLSVAVDKNGNVYVADRGNGRVLKLAQGS from the coding sequence GTGAGCGTCACCGGGCCGGATTCGCGGGTGGGCTCGCGTTTTGGGCCGTATCAGCTGGTACGCCTGATCGGCCGGGGCGGGATGGGTGAGGTCTACGAGGCCGAGGACACCCGCAAGCACCGGGTCGTCGCGCTGAAGCTGATCTCGGCGCAATTCTCAGACAACTCCACGTTTCTGGCACGGATGCACCGCGAAGCCGACATCGCCGGGCGGCTGACCGAGCCACACATCGTGCCCATCCATGACTACGGCGAAATCGACGGCCAGTTCTACGTGGAGATGCGCCTGATCGACGGCGTCTCGCTGCGGGCGATGCTGACGCAATACGGTCCGCTGAGCCCGGCACGGGCGGTGGCCATTGTGCGCCAGATCGCCGCGGCTTTAGACGCTGCGCACGGCAGCGGCATTACCCACCGCGACGTGAAGCCGGAAAACATCCTGGTCGCCAGCAACGACTTCGCCTATCTCGTGGACTTCGGTATTGCCCGCAACGCCGCCGATCCGGGGCTGACCCAGCGCGGCATGGCGGTGGGCACCTACAACTACATGGCCCCGGAACGGTTCACCAGCAACGAGGTCACGTACCGGGCCGACATCTACGCACTGGCCTGCGTGTTGGGAGAGTGTTTGACCGGGGCGCCGCCGTACCGGGGCGACAGCGTCGAACGGTTGATCGCCGCACACCTCATGGAACCTGCGCCCCGGCCCAGCCAGCTACGGCCCGGGCGGATTCCGGAGGCCTTGGACCACGTCATTGCCAAAGGCATGGCCAAGAACCCCGTGGATCGCTATATGAGCGCCGGCGACCTGGCCATCGCCGCCCACGACGCGCTCTCCACGCCCGAGCAGAACCAGGAGGCGAGCATCCTGCGGCAGGGCGACAACGCGACCCTGATGGCCCCCGCCGTCACTCCCGACGTTGCCGGCGGTTGGACCAACTACACCGGCGCGGGTCCCCAGCAGACGCCGCACACTGCTGCACCACCGCCCCAGTACCCAACCGGCGACGAGACCGTGGCTCGACCGCTACCACCGACCCCTAGCGGCTGGCGCTCAACCCCGAAAGCGTCCGACGAGTGGACTCTGGCCGCCCCGGTGCCGAGCGCTGCTGGCATCCCAAGTCAACCGGGGATCGCGCCAGCCGGCGCGCCCGCCGGCCCACCGAGTTTCGGCCAACCATCACAACCTTTTCTGACTACCCCGCCCCGCAAGAGCCGGAAGCCGTTGCTAATCGGCGCGGTTGCCGCGGTCATCCTCATCGCCATTGCCGGGATCACCGCGTTCGTGGTGACGAGGCCGAAAGGCTCGTCCACGCAAGCGACGTCGGGACAAGTCGTGCTGCCGTTCACCGGCCTGAACTTCCGCCTCTCCCCGGGCGGGGTGGCCGTCGACGGCGACGGCACTGTCTACATCACCAACCAAACGATGTATGGCCGGGTGGTCGCGCTGGCGGCGGGCTCCAGCACGCCGGTGGTGAAGCCGTTCAACGGGCTCTACGAGCCGCAGGGATTGGCGGTCGACGGCTCCGGCAAGATCTATGTCAGCGACTTCAACAACCGGGTGGTGGCGTTGCCGGCCGGTTCGAACAACCAGATTGTGCTGCCGTTCGACGGCCTCAATTACCCCGAGGGCGTAGCAGTGGACCCACAGGGCAATGTGTACGTCGCTGACCGCGGCAATAACCGGGTGGTGAAGTTGGCGTCGGGCGCGAACGCCCAGACCGTGCTACCGTTCACCGGCCTCAAGAACCCCGACGGGGTAGCCGTGGACAGTGACGGCAACATCTATGTCACCGACACCGACAACAATCGCGTGCTGAAGCTGGACGCCGGGACCAACAACCAGTCCGTGCTACCGTTCACCGGCCTCACCGCGCCGTGGGGTATCGCGGTGGACGGCGCCGGCAACATCTATGTCACCGAACACGACAACAACGCGGTGGCAAAGTTGCCGGCGGGAGCCACCGCCTCGACCGAGCTGCCGTTCACCGGACTCAACACCCCGTTGTCGGTGGCGGTGGACAAAAACGGGAACGTCTACGTCGCCGACCGCGGCAATGGCAGGGTGCTGAAACTCGCGCAGGGTTCTTGA
- the pstA gene encoding phosphate ABC transporter permease PstA produces the protein MSLDALDRPVKAVVFRPLSRRRWIKNHVATMFFFTSFAIALVPLFWLLGVVIARGWYGVTRSTWWTHSLRGVLPEEFVGGVYHALYGTVVQAGVAAALAVPLGLMTAVYLVEYGTSRLARVTTFMVDVLAGVPSIVAALFIFSLWIATLGFPQSAFAVSLALVLLMLPVVVRSTEEMLRLVPDELREASYALGVPKWKTIVHIVFPIAMPGIVSGILLSIARVIGETAPVLVLVGYSRSINVDIFNGNMASLPLLIYTELTNPEHAGFLRIWGAALTLIIIVAVINLLAAGIRFVARRRR, from the coding sequence ATGAGCCTTGACGCGCTAGACCGTCCGGTCAAAGCGGTGGTATTCCGACCTTTGAGCCGTAGGCGCTGGATCAAAAACCATGTCGCGACCATGTTTTTCTTCACCTCGTTCGCCATTGCGTTGGTGCCGCTGTTCTGGCTGCTAGGGGTCGTGATCGCACGAGGCTGGTACGGCGTGACCCGGTCGACGTGGTGGACCCACTCACTGCGCGGGGTGCTGCCCGAGGAGTTCGTCGGCGGCGTCTACCACGCGCTGTACGGAACCGTGGTGCAGGCGGGCGTGGCAGCCGCACTGGCCGTGCCGCTGGGCTTGATGACCGCGGTGTACCTGGTGGAATACGGAACCAGTCGGCTGGCGCGGGTCACCACCTTCATGGTCGATGTGCTCGCCGGAGTCCCCTCGATTGTGGCGGCGCTGTTCATCTTCAGTTTGTGGATCGCCACCTTGGGATTTCCGCAGAGCGCATTTGCCGTGTCGTTGGCGTTGGTGCTGCTGATGTTGCCGGTAGTGGTGCGATCCACCGAGGAGATGCTCAGGCTGGTTCCCGACGAACTGCGAGAAGCCAGCTACGCGTTGGGTGTTCCGAAGTGGAAGACAATCGTGCACATCGTCTTCCCGATCGCGATGCCGGGCATCGTGTCCGGCATTTTGTTGTCGATCGCGCGCGTGATCGGCGAGACGGCACCGGTGCTGGTACTGGTCGGCTACAGCCGCTCAATCAACGTCGACATCTTCAACGGCAACATGGCCTCGCTGCCGCTGCTGATCTACACCGAGCTCACCAATCCCGAACACGCCGGCTTCCTGCGCATTTGGGGCGCTGCCCTGACCCTGATCATCATTGTGGCCGTGATCAACTTGCTAGCCGCGGGGATTCGCTTCGTGGCCCGCCGACGTCGCTGA
- the pstC gene encoding phosphate ABC transporter permease subunit PstC yields the protein MVKGPRAKSALAAVDARASRRADRLFKMTAAAASSVIVIAILLIAIFLFIRAVPSLRANNANFFTSAAFDTADDEKLAFGIRDLFMVTVLSSISALVLAVPIAVGIAVFLTQYAPRRLSRPFGAMVDLLAAVPSIIFGLWGIFVLAPKLEPIASFLNRNLGWLFLFKQGNVSLAGGGTIFTAGIVLAVMILPIITSVSREVFRQTPLIQIEAAQALGATKWEVVRMTVLPFGRSGVIAAAMLGLGRALGETVAVLIILRSAAKPGNWSLFDGGYTFASKIASAAAEFSEPLPTGAYISAGFALFILTFVVNAAARAIAGGKVNG from the coding sequence GTGGTCAAAGGCCCCCGGGCCAAGTCGGCGCTAGCGGCCGTGGACGCGCGCGCATCTCGACGGGCGGACCGGCTGTTCAAAATGACCGCGGCCGCGGCCAGTTCGGTGATCGTGATCGCGATCCTGCTGATCGCGATATTCCTGTTCATCCGCGCCGTCCCGTCGTTGCGTGCGAACAACGCTAACTTCTTCACCAGTGCCGCATTCGACACGGCCGACGACGAAAAACTGGCATTCGGTATCCGCGACTTGTTCATGGTTACGGTGCTCAGTTCGATAAGCGCGCTGGTGTTGGCCGTGCCGATCGCTGTCGGCATCGCGGTGTTCCTCACCCAATACGCGCCGAGGAGGTTGTCGCGTCCATTCGGTGCGATGGTCGATCTGCTGGCCGCGGTGCCGTCGATCATTTTCGGGTTGTGGGGAATCTTCGTGCTGGCACCGAAATTGGAGCCGATCGCCAGCTTTCTCAACCGCAACCTCGGTTGGCTGTTTTTGTTCAAGCAGGGCAACGTGTCGCTGGCCGGCGGAGGCACGATCTTTACCGCCGGCATCGTGCTCGCGGTGATGATTCTGCCGATCATCACGTCGGTGTCGCGAGAAGTGTTCCGGCAGACGCCGCTTATCCAGATCGAAGCTGCGCAGGCGCTCGGCGCGACGAAATGGGAAGTGGTGCGGATGACGGTGCTGCCCTTTGGCCGTAGCGGTGTGATAGCGGCGGCAATGCTGGGATTGGGTCGTGCTCTGGGTGAAACCGTGGCGGTGCTGATCATCTTACGTTCGGCCGCCAAGCCGGGGAACTGGTCGCTGTTCGACGGCGGTTACACGTTCGCTTCCAAGATTGCTTCCGCGGCTGCGGAATTCAGCGAACCGCTGCCGACCGGAGCCTATATTTCGGCGGGATTCGCACTGTTCATTCTGACTTTCGTGGTCAACGCTGCCGCCCGCGCAATCGCGGGTGGCAAGGTCAACGGATAA